The Chanos chanos chromosome 6, fChaCha1.1, whole genome shotgun sequence genome includes a region encoding these proteins:
- the rab38a gene encoding ras-related protein Rab-38 has product MQNSHQKEHLYKILVIGDLGVGKTSIIKRYVHQNFSPNYRATIGVDFALKVLNLDQETVRLQLWDIAGQERFGNMTRVYYREAMGAFIVFDVTRPSTFEAVTKWKEDLDAKLSLANGKHVAAVLLANKCDQGRDVLTNNTLKMEQFCQENGFVGWFETSAKENININEAANCLVKHIIANENDILQSEELTTISPQLESGRGGACSACFRS; this is encoded by the exons ATGCAAAATAGTCACCAGAAAGAACACCTTTACAAAATACTGGTGATCGGGGATCTTGGTGTCGGAAAGACCAGCATCATAAAACGATACGTTCACCAAAACTTTTCCCCGAATTACCGTGCAACCATTGGAGTTGATTTTGCCTTAAAAGTTTTGAACTTGGATCAGGAGACCGTCCGACTCCAGTTATGGGACATAGCAG GTCAGGAGCGTTTTGGGAATATGACAAGGGTGTACTACCGTGAGGCAATGGGTGCGTTCATTGTGTTTGACGTCACTCGTCCCTCAACCTTTGAGGCTGTCACAAAGTGGAAGGAGGACCTGGATGCCAAGCTGAGTCTGGCCAATGGGAAACATGTGGCCGCTGTGCTATTGGCCAACAAATGTGACCAAGGGCGAGATGTCCTTACCAACAATACCCTCAAGATGGAGCAATTCTGCCAGGAAAATGGCTTTGTAGGCTGGTTTGAGACCTCTGCTAAG gAAAACATCAACATTAATGAGGCGGCTAACTGTCTGGTGAAGCACATCATTGCCAATGAGAATGATATCCTCCAGTCAGAAGAGCTCACTACCATCTCACCACAGTTGGAATCTGGGAGGGGCGGGGCATGCTCTGCCTGCTTCAGATCTTAA